A window from Aliamphritea hakodatensis encodes these proteins:
- a CDS encoding helix-turn-helix domain-containing protein, producing MATPAFLHSPPQIARIQQALNFIEANLDQPLNVDTLAEKSCWSRWQFQRVFMKETGMSVAQYVRGIRLSTAARLLLTTPRRHLDIALTCGFESEISFNRSFRKEYECTPGTYRKRGVFQGLRQPLSLSRPDRIKAELPPKLLQVKIETRPASELHGVRGYFNGLFSAAPNYEKVIPEIWMNLARYVPMDTFCRFDNIGVIDLNTEETANNIPYWACFENPAPGICSVLQTIRIPEQTYAVIPYKGHIKDFDKTLEWFLFYWLPESGYQGINGFDLELYGRNFDPSSDDAYMEYWVPVSLANDTLQF from the coding sequence GTGGCAACTCCAGCTTTTCTTCACAGCCCCCCTCAAATAGCCCGCATTCAGCAGGCTCTGAATTTTATTGAAGCCAATCTGGATCAGCCCCTGAATGTGGATACACTTGCGGAAAAAAGCTGCTGGTCACGCTGGCAGTTCCAGCGCGTGTTCATGAAGGAAACAGGCATGAGCGTCGCTCAGTATGTCCGCGGAATTCGTCTCAGCACTGCGGCAAGGTTACTGCTGACAACGCCTCGTCGCCATCTAGATATTGCCCTGACTTGCGGATTTGAGTCAGAGATCAGCTTTAACCGCAGCTTCCGGAAAGAATATGAATGCACCCCGGGAACATACCGGAAGCGGGGCGTATTTCAGGGATTACGCCAACCGCTGTCTCTGAGCCGGCCTGACCGGATTAAAGCGGAACTGCCGCCAAAATTATTACAGGTTAAAATTGAAACCCGCCCCGCATCTGAGTTGCACGGTGTACGCGGATACTTTAACGGGCTTTTCTCAGCAGCACCCAATTATGAAAAAGTTATCCCCGAAATCTGGATGAACCTGGCCCGTTATGTCCCGATGGATACGTTCTGCCGTTTCGACAACATAGGTGTCATCGATCTTAATACGGAAGAAACAGCCAATAATATTCCCTACTGGGCCTGCTTTGAGAATCCGGCTCCGGGCATTTGCTCAGTACTTCAGACGATCCGGATCCCAGAACAGACATACGCAGTGATTCCCTATAAAGGCCATATCAAGGACTTTGATAAAACCCTCGAGTGGTTCCTGTTTTACTGGCTGCCGGAATCCGGATATCAGGGTATCAATGGCTTTGACCTTGAACTGTACGGCCGAAACTTCGACCCCAGCAGTGATGATGCCTATATGGAATACTGGGTACCAGTCAGCCTGGCCAACGATACGCTTCAGTTCTGA
- a CDS encoding TonB-dependent siderophore receptor, with translation MLSTGSTQLPSVPVARHLLVLATAAALPASVQAADANSAQALKQQNDVVITAQTYRNTGTKSSLEPEETPQGISIIDREKLDLRGVSSINEAMRYTPGVNTELRGGSVVRMDQFTIRGFENAQNFYDGLQLLYNDWNLQPQIDAAAIEQIEIFKGPTSVLYGAMPPGGMVNIIAKQPSHEETGSISATVGSDNLQQTTVNKTGSFAGRDDLSYTFTGLTRKKDSQAVTADEERYLIAGSVDWQLTDQTLLNLNLYRQKDPSAGIYNTVPAAGSVFSNPNGKLATSSYAGDANWNVYERDVTLLGYKLNHTFNDNWSFLQNARFMDADALQKNTYNTGLAADNRTLNRRAYLTDETSRGYTVDNQLSGNLQWGEVEHNLLAGVDIQKLESNIKYEDDAAPSIDLFAPDHHQINPGMSLSNTVYSSDFDIDRKQIGVYLQDQMRLGNWVVIAGGRYDDYESTEKGRKYNAAVDNKVDQTNFSGRIGALYNFDNGIAPFISYSESFEPVSGSDRNGKTFRPATSHQWETGFKFAPLGGDTNMTLSAFRIIKDNVLTRDPSGGPNDQIQAGEVRSQGLEFEISSDLTDKLSLDFTATVLDMEFTKDNKGLKGKTPVWVPESKATLWTNYQLSNAVRLGSGIRYIGKTQLDETNTRELPSYTLVDLAVNLDLGAYNSSLQGTSFNLSVNNLFDKRNVSCYDANNCWFGADRTLEATLKYEF, from the coding sequence ATGCTGTCTACAGGCTCTACTCAACTTCCGTCCGTGCCGGTTGCACGTCACCTGCTCGTACTGGCAACCGCCGCAGCCCTGCCGGCATCGGTACAGGCGGCCGACGCCAACTCTGCTCAGGCACTGAAACAGCAGAATGACGTTGTCATCACTGCACAGACTTACCGTAACACTGGCACCAAATCATCACTGGAACCTGAAGAAACGCCACAGGGCATCAGTATTATTGATCGTGAAAAGCTTGATCTTCGTGGTGTCAGTTCAATCAACGAAGCAATGCGTTACACCCCCGGCGTTAATACCGAGCTTCGCGGTGGCAGTGTTGTAAGGATGGATCAGTTCACGATCCGCGGCTTTGAAAACGCGCAGAATTTTTATGACGGTTTACAGTTGCTGTATAACGACTGGAACCTGCAGCCACAAATTGATGCCGCGGCGATCGAACAGATCGAAATATTTAAAGGTCCGACCTCTGTTCTTTACGGTGCCATGCCTCCCGGCGGGATGGTCAATATCATTGCTAAACAACCGAGCCATGAAGAAACCGGCAGCATTTCCGCCACAGTCGGCAGTGATAACCTGCAACAAACAACAGTGAATAAAACCGGCAGCTTCGCCGGACGGGATGACCTGTCCTATACATTCACCGGGCTGACCCGTAAGAAAGACAGCCAGGCAGTCACCGCCGATGAAGAACGCTACCTGATAGCAGGTTCGGTGGACTGGCAACTGACGGATCAGACCCTTCTTAATTTAAACCTGTACCGGCAGAAAGACCCGTCAGCCGGTATCTACAATACCGTACCGGCCGCCGGCTCTGTCTTCAGCAACCCTAATGGCAAGCTCGCCACATCAAGCTACGCCGGTGATGCTAACTGGAACGTTTACGAGCGGGATGTAACCTTACTTGGCTACAAGCTCAACCATACCTTCAACGACAACTGGAGTTTCCTGCAGAATGCCCGCTTTATGGACGCCGACGCACTGCAGAAAAACACCTACAACACCGGTCTGGCAGCAGATAACCGGACCCTCAACCGGCGTGCCTACCTGACCGACGAAACATCCAGGGGCTATACCGTCGATAATCAGTTATCCGGTAACCTTCAGTGGGGCGAAGTTGAGCATAACCTGCTTGCCGGGGTCGATATTCAAAAACTCGAATCCAACATTAAATACGAAGATGACGCAGCGCCGTCAATTGACCTGTTTGCCCCTGATCATCATCAGATCAACCCGGGGATGTCACTGAGTAATACCGTTTATAGCAGTGACTTTGATATTGACCGTAAACAAATCGGGGTCTATTTGCAGGATCAGATGCGTCTGGGTAACTGGGTGGTCATCGCCGGCGGGCGCTACGACGACTATGAGTCGACTGAAAAAGGCCGTAAATATAATGCTGCCGTAGACAACAAAGTTGATCAGACCAACTTTTCAGGTCGCATCGGCGCATTGTATAACTTCGACAACGGCATCGCTCCGTTCATCAGCTACTCGGAAAGTTTTGAGCCGGTCAGCGGCAGTGACCGTAACGGCAAGACCTTCAGACCCGCCACCAGCCACCAGTGGGAAACAGGCTTTAAGTTTGCCCCTCTGGGCGGCGATACAAATATGACCCTGTCAGCCTTCCGGATCATAAAAGATAACGTCCTGACCCGTGACCCGTCCGGCGGACCAAACGACCAGATTCAGGCCGGTGAAGTACGCTCTCAGGGTCTTGAGTTCGAAATCAGCAGCGACCTGACTGACAAACTCAGCCTGGACTTCACCGCAACCGTTCTGGACATGGAGTTCACCAAGGATAACAAAGGCCTGAAAGGCAAAACCCCTGTTTGGGTACCGGAAAGTAAAGCCACACTGTGGACAAACTATCAGCTCAGCAACGCCGTGCGCCTGGGCTCCGGTATCCGCTATATCGGTAAGACTCAGCTGGATGAAACAAACACCCGAGAGTTGCCTTCATACACCCTGGTAGATCTGGCCGTTAATCTTGATCTGGGGGCTTATAACAGCAGCCTTCAGGGCACCAGTTTCAACCTGTCAGTCAACAACCTGTTCGATAAGCGCAATGTCAGTTGCTATGACGCTAATAACTGCTGGTTTGGCGCCGATCGGACACTGGAAGCCACGCTGAAATATGAGTTCTGA
- a CDS encoding iron-siderophore ABC transporter substrate-binding protein, which yields MLKLLLTGLLSLSTALQAAVTITDSRGPQPFDTVPQRIASLNWTLTEQLLELDIQPLAMTDKAGYKVWVRQPALPAGIEELGSRSEPNLEKLIQLAPDLILINEVHSSLLPRLEKIAPVIYFKTFSADHSNPLAAISVYRQLAHLFGKETLAESRLEAMNHTFGQLRRQLERAYPEQLPRVTTVRFSNPSSVYIYGDNSMSQYALKQLGITAALPQPNSQWGLVQKRVLDLSKIQQGTVLYFEPFAQWPKLEASRLWQAMPFVRKGRIRAVPSTWTYGGAMSLKYLAQALTDSLLAIAPEKPLRSVQ from the coding sequence ATGCTGAAGCTTCTGCTCACTGGCCTGCTCAGCCTCAGCACCGCTCTTCAGGCAGCCGTCACGATTACTGACAGCCGCGGACCACAGCCTTTCGACACAGTCCCTCAACGCATCGCCAGCCTTAACTGGACACTCACCGAGCAATTACTTGAGCTGGATATTCAGCCACTGGCGATGACAGATAAGGCGGGCTACAAGGTCTGGGTGCGACAACCGGCATTACCGGCAGGCATAGAGGAACTGGGCAGCCGCAGTGAACCTAATCTGGAAAAGCTGATACAACTGGCACCCGATCTTATACTGATCAATGAAGTACACAGCAGTTTGCTTCCCCGGCTGGAAAAAATTGCTCCGGTGATCTATTTCAAGACCTTCAGTGCCGATCACAGTAACCCTCTGGCCGCGATCAGTGTATACCGCCAACTGGCCCATCTGTTTGGTAAAGAAACACTTGCTGAATCCCGGCTGGAGGCAATGAACCACACCTTTGGCCAACTGCGCCGGCAGCTGGAGCGTGCCTATCCGGAGCAACTTCCACGGGTCACAACAGTACGTTTTTCAAACCCTTCTTCTGTGTATATCTATGGTGATAACTCAATGAGTCAGTATGCGCTGAAACAGTTGGGGATAACCGCCGCACTGCCCCAGCCCAACAGCCAGTGGGGGCTGGTTCAGAAACGGGTGCTTGACCTTAGCAAAATCCAACAGGGTACGGTGCTGTATTTCGAACCCTTTGCCCAATGGCCAAAACTAGAAGCCTCAAGGCTCTGGCAGGCCATGCCCTTCGTCAGGAAAGGCCGCATCAGGGCAGTCCCTTCGACCTGGACATACGGCGGCGCCATGTCGCTGAAGTATCTGGCGCAAGCACTGACAGACAGCTTACTGGCAATCGCTCCTGAAAAGCCCCTGCGGAGCGTTCAATGA
- a CDS encoding ABC transporter ATP-binding protein, whose translation MFELNAIRVHRNGRNILDIDSLQLDTDSFTLLLGHNGSGKSTLLNLLARQTTPDEGTVQFNGVPLSSLKQRQLAREIAYLPQHLPEAPGLTVKELVRLGRFPWRGLLGRYTPKDTQTINHAIEQTGVTGFADTLVDQLSGGERQRAWIAMLLAQESPLLILDEPTAALDLAHQYELLSMLKNLHVQHNRGVILVLHDINLALRFASQVIALKEGYPAFQGDIAQFADQQSLSDLFNIHLELLERDNHKVAIVC comes from the coding sequence ATGTTTGAACTGAACGCTATCCGGGTGCACCGCAATGGCCGGAACATTCTCGATATAGATAGCCTGCAACTGGATACAGACAGCTTTACACTGTTGCTCGGCCATAATGGCTCTGGCAAGTCCACGTTACTGAATTTACTCGCCCGACAAACCACGCCCGACGAGGGAACGGTTCAGTTTAACGGCGTCCCACTGAGCAGCCTGAAACAACGGCAGCTGGCAAGAGAAATAGCCTACCTGCCGCAGCATTTGCCGGAGGCTCCGGGCCTGACAGTCAAAGAGCTGGTCCGTCTGGGACGCTTCCCCTGGCGGGGCTTACTCGGCAGATATACCCCGAAAGATACGCAGACAATCAACCATGCCATAGAACAGACCGGTGTCACCGGTTTCGCAGATACTCTGGTTGACCAGTTGTCAGGCGGAGAACGTCAGCGCGCGTGGATAGCAATGTTGCTGGCGCAGGAGTCGCCGCTGCTGATACTGGACGAACCCACTGCAGCACTGGATCTCGCCCACCAGTATGAATTGCTGAGCATGCTGAAAAACCTGCATGTGCAACACAACCGCGGTGTCATTCTGGTCCTTCATGACATCAATCTTGCCTTACGTTTCGCCAGCCAGGTCATTGCGCTGAAAGAAGGCTACCCTGCCTTTCAGGGAGATATCGCCCAGTTTGCCGATCAGCAATCCTTAAGTGATCTGTTCAACATACATCTGGAATTACTTGAGCGTGATAATCATAAGGTGGCAATCGTATGCTGA
- a CDS encoding phospholipase D-like domain-containing protein, with protein sequence MAKLLNTSATNFVLENLISKARKHVVLISPYLKLNKRIKKLIEDAILRGVSFHIVYGKQELHADEKSWLLSSTKIKLFFCDDLHAKCYLNEAYSIISSMNLYEFSQVHNYEMSILLSKKDDNDAYTDSVKEAERLIRMGQEQYQIPVLTETESPAYPLTHQQSVVVKHVGRAIKQEENGKISTNLLASKYKTNAQRLLVSLRASGFISTENGRDELTEKSMDIGAEFHESSAGHYFLWPADLNLHTMLSN encoded by the coding sequence ATGGCGAAGCTTTTAAACACCAGTGCGACCAACTTTGTTCTGGAAAATTTAATCAGTAAAGCGCGTAAACACGTTGTGCTCATCAGTCCCTATCTGAAGCTTAACAAGCGCATTAAAAAGCTCATTGAAGACGCGATTCTGCGCGGCGTCTCATTCCATATTGTCTATGGTAAACAGGAGTTACATGCTGACGAGAAAAGCTGGCTACTGAGCAGTACCAAAATCAAACTGTTTTTTTGTGATGACCTTCACGCTAAGTGTTATCTGAATGAAGCGTACAGCATTATCAGCAGCATGAATCTGTACGAGTTCAGCCAGGTACACAACTATGAAATGAGCATTTTACTGTCCAAAAAGGATGATAATGATGCCTATACCGACTCAGTTAAAGAAGCTGAACGCCTGATCCGAATGGGGCAGGAGCAGTACCAGATACCGGTCCTCACAGAGACAGAATCGCCTGCATACCCGCTGACACATCAGCAATCAGTTGTAGTAAAGCACGTCGGACGTGCTATTAAACAGGAAGAGAATGGCAAAATCAGTACGAACCTGCTGGCTTCGAAGTACAAAACCAATGCACAACGGCTGTTGGTGTCGTTGCGGGCATCCGGTTTTATCAGTACAGAAAATGGCCGGGATGAACTGACAGAAAAAAGCATGGATATAGGTGCAGAATTCCACGAAAGCTCCGCCGGGCATTATTTTCTCTGGCCGGCGGACCTCAATCTCCACACGATGCTGAGTAACTGA
- a CDS encoding siderophore ferric iron reductase, which yields MSSEAIRKPSGGQPPEDLRQQLFSFTEQLNPALRGYIDPPGSFVIAGHHTPLNSLQALHAYWQAHFPEAGRSYWSVRSWELLIWQPVLIAVTAVYGLAAIPPLQQLTQRLDKGIVAGYSLPASCWFRGNHAQLIVRAGRELNALVTPLLEQLQQVCTLRPKLARALLSDQLVSALARIPAVSGLISETDIRAQLPLWLEATELPPRGMQTDANLHITRLSCCMHYRRQDGELCINCPRPAPLSAA from the coding sequence ATGAGTTCTGAAGCAATCAGGAAACCTTCCGGCGGCCAACCGCCGGAAGATCTGCGCCAACAGCTGTTCAGTTTTACCGAACAGCTTAACCCCGCGTTGCGGGGCTATATCGACCCACCGGGAAGCTTTGTCATTGCCGGGCACCACACACCCCTGAACAGTTTACAGGCACTCCATGCTTACTGGCAGGCACACTTCCCGGAAGCAGGCCGCAGCTACTGGTCAGTACGCAGTTGGGAATTACTGATCTGGCAACCGGTACTGATTGCAGTCACGGCGGTATACGGCTTGGCAGCTATTCCCCCGCTACAGCAGCTGACCCAAAGGCTGGATAAAGGCATCGTAGCAGGCTATTCGCTACCGGCCAGTTGCTGGTTCAGGGGTAATCATGCGCAACTGATTGTCCGGGCGGGCCGGGAACTCAACGCACTGGTTACCCCGCTGCTGGAACAACTGCAGCAGGTATGCACATTACGCCCCAAACTGGCCAGAGCGCTGCTCAGTGATCAATTGGTCAGCGCCCTTGCCCGGATTCCGGCGGTTTCAGGCCTGATCAGTGAAACGGACATTCGCGCCCAACTGCCCCTCTGGCTGGAAGCCACTGAGCTGCCTCCCCGGGGCATGCAAACCGATGCGAACTTACACATCACCCGCCTGAGTTGCTGCATGCATTATCGCCGGCAGGATGGCGAACTGTGTATCAACTGCCCCCGACCGGCACCGCTTTCAGCGGCATGA
- the fhuB gene encoding Fe(3+)-hydroxamate ABC transporter permease FhuB, which yields MNSGISAVPSFQGVAWQAVLFRQRYLFSLLILLLTGAAYLQLDTPLSLHQQWLLIAGRTPEQFQEFVYLFATLPRLAMALMVGASLGLAGSLLQQVTRNPLLSPLTLGTSSGAWLALIIVSVWFPGLTPDTTSLLVMTGSLLSMGLVLTIAGIRQLAGLPVILAGMAVNILLGAITSAIILLRDQYAKQLFIWGAGDLAQNDWQWLGWLAPKLLIALPVLIFAPRLLQLLKLGQQGAGARGLSVTPALLILFAATLWLVSASVTAVGIISFIGLIAPNITRLYGARTARDQLWLSTITGALLLLFADLFARLISLWTIEIIPTGTATAICGAPVLIALALKKMRAEDQLSLQALPVRRIQVKHWLLLVSVALCSFIVASVFSNNGEHWQWALPDDAQWQLRSPRIIAALAAGIAMAVAGTLLQRLIYNPLASPDLLGVSAGASAALVLYTLIFGEPLTSAGPLIALAGSAGLLLILLVLAKQQQFSPAAIILLGISLTALVEALIQFALANGNENVYAILAWLAGSTYRVEATQATVLLTGSLLILLAALLCSRWLTLLSIGKPLAQGRGMPVTTSTWVLLALVAFSCALVTALLGPIGFIGLLAPHLARLSGAQSARSQLITAALLGASLLMLADWLGRNLVYPGQIAAGTLASALGGCYFIFLLLRSKMRA from the coding sequence ATGAACTCAGGAATATCAGCAGTACCCTCCTTTCAGGGAGTGGCCTGGCAGGCGGTCCTTTTTCGGCAACGCTACCTGTTCAGCCTGTTAATCCTGTTGCTGACCGGCGCTGCCTATCTGCAGCTCGATACGCCCTTATCACTCCACCAGCAATGGTTGCTGATCGCTGGCCGGACACCCGAACAGTTTCAGGAGTTTGTTTACCTGTTCGCTACCCTGCCCCGCCTGGCGATGGCGCTGATGGTCGGCGCTTCTCTGGGGCTGGCGGGCAGCCTGTTACAACAGGTCACCCGTAATCCGCTGCTATCGCCACTCACGCTGGGCACGTCATCCGGTGCATGGCTGGCACTGATTATTGTCAGCGTCTGGTTTCCCGGGCTGACTCCGGATACCACTTCGTTGCTGGTCATGACAGGATCATTACTGTCGATGGGGCTGGTACTGACCATTGCCGGCATTCGCCAATTGGCAGGGTTACCGGTAATTCTTGCCGGTATGGCGGTCAACATACTACTGGGAGCAATCACCAGCGCCATCATCCTGCTGCGCGACCAGTATGCTAAACAGCTATTCATCTGGGGAGCCGGGGATCTGGCACAAAACGACTGGCAATGGCTTGGCTGGCTGGCACCCAAACTGCTGATCGCGTTACCCGTCCTGATTTTTGCACCACGCTTATTGCAGCTGCTAAAGCTGGGGCAACAGGGCGCAGGTGCCCGGGGCTTAAGTGTCACACCGGCCCTGCTGATACTGTTTGCAGCTACACTCTGGCTGGTATCGGCATCGGTAACGGCGGTAGGTATCATCAGTTTTATCGGTTTGATCGCCCCTAACATTACCCGCCTGTACGGTGCCCGGACGGCGAGAGATCAACTCTGGCTCAGCACGATCACGGGGGCGCTGTTACTCCTTTTTGCTGATCTGTTTGCCCGGCTAATCAGCCTCTGGACCATCGAAATCATTCCTACCGGCACCGCTACGGCTATTTGCGGTGCTCCTGTCCTCATCGCGCTGGCCCTGAAAAAAATGCGCGCGGAAGATCAGCTCAGTCTGCAGGCATTGCCCGTCAGGCGTATACAGGTAAAACACTGGCTGCTGCTGGTGTCCGTTGCACTGTGCAGTTTTATTGTGGCCAGTGTGTTCAGCAATAACGGTGAACACTGGCAATGGGCATTGCCAGACGACGCACAGTGGCAGCTTCGCTCCCCCCGCATTATCGCGGCACTTGCTGCGGGCATTGCCATGGCGGTCGCAGGTACCTTGCTGCAGCGTCTGATTTACAACCCGCTTGCCAGCCCGGATCTGCTGGGCGTTTCTGCCGGTGCCAGTGCAGCACTGGTTCTGTATACCCTTATTTTCGGCGAACCGCTCACCAGTGCAGGACCGTTAATCGCACTGGCGGGCAGTGCCGGCCTCCTGCTGATTCTATTAGTTCTCGCTAAACAACAGCAGTTTTCTCCCGCCGCCATTATCCTGCTGGGCATTTCGCTCACCGCGCTGGTAGAAGCTTTAATACAGTTTGCTCTGGCCAATGGTAACGAGAATGTCTATGCCATTCTGGCCTGGCTGGCCGGCAGCACTTACCGGGTTGAAGCAACTCAGGCCACGGTTTTACTGACCGGGAGTTTACTGATCCTGCTGGCGGCCCTGCTCTGTAGCCGCTGGCTCACCTTACTGAGCATCGGTAAACCTCTGGCACAGGGACGGGGCATGCCTGTCACCACCAGCACCTGGGTTCTGCTGGCGCTGGTTGCATTTTCCTGCGCACTGGTAACGGCTTTATTAGGGCCGATCGGATTCATTGGTCTGCTGGCGCCTCATCTCGCCCGGTTGTCCGGTGCTCAGTCAGCCCGCAGCCAGCTAATCACCGCGGCTTTACTGGGTGCCAGTCTGCTTATGCTGGCTGACTGGCTGGGGCGGAACCTTGTCTACCCTGGCCAGATTGCCGCCGGCACCCTTGCTTCTGCGTTAGGCGGCTGTTACTTCATTTTTCTCCTGTTACGCTCAAAAATGCGCGCTTAA
- a CDS encoding helix-turn-helix transcriptional regulator yields the protein MQDRIEYQHVSEMPGLVLGDGCYSDFHFDPHYHLDYHIGLVTDGVQRQRFQGQSVLLGHGRISVMPPGEIHDGHGEDNDSYRMKTFRLAPQLLCHDMSDVSGRLFTPELAGDMLEAPGLANGLLQLHQNLLKGEGVSLGAESSWLELLAVMVRQLQPVQFAEIKGGLSQRHWQWVQEYCNAHLCEKIKLEQLAALCGLSRFQFLRRFERTTGLTPHAWLIRFRLERACLLLGAPGVSIAGVSQAVGFYDQSHFNRAFRQAYGVAPSAYLNHAA from the coding sequence ATGCAAGACCGAATTGAATATCAGCATGTAAGTGAGATGCCTGGACTGGTGCTGGGAGATGGCTGCTATTCCGACTTTCACTTTGATCCGCACTATCATCTGGATTATCACATTGGGCTTGTCACTGATGGTGTGCAACGTCAGCGGTTCCAGGGGCAAAGTGTTCTGCTGGGACATGGGCGTATTTCAGTCATGCCTCCCGGGGAAATTCATGACGGGCATGGTGAAGATAATGACAGTTACCGGATGAAGACATTCCGGCTGGCACCCCAGTTGCTGTGTCATGATATGAGTGACGTGTCCGGCCGGCTGTTTACCCCTGAGCTGGCGGGGGATATGCTGGAAGCCCCGGGGCTGGCGAACGGTCTGTTGCAACTGCATCAGAACCTGCTTAAGGGCGAAGGTGTTTCTCTTGGCGCTGAAAGTAGCTGGCTGGAACTGCTGGCGGTTATGGTTCGCCAGTTGCAGCCGGTACAGTTTGCGGAAATAAAAGGGGGGTTAAGTCAGAGACACTGGCAGTGGGTGCAGGAGTATTGTAATGCGCACCTCTGCGAGAAAATTAAACTGGAACAGTTAGCGGCCTTATGCGGGCTAAGCCGGTTTCAGTTTCTCCGGCGTTTTGAACGAACAACAGGGCTGACGCCCCACGCCTGGTTAATCCGTTTCAGGCTTGAACGGGCATGCCTGTTGCTGGGGGCTCCGGGTGTTTCTATTGCAGGTGTCAGTCAGGCGGTCGGTTTTTACGATCAGAGCCACTTTAACCGGGCTTTCAGGCAAGCTTATGGGGTTGCACCTTCAGCCTATCTGAATCATGCGGCATGA
- a CDS encoding EVE domain-containing protein, translating into MQYWLFKSEPDAFGIDDLAAMPDQTEHWDGIRNYQARNFLRDQVKLGDQVFFYHSSCKDVGIVGVAEVVRESYPDHTQFDPESKYYDPKSSPDNPRWMMVDIKLKQKFSKILPLKTIKAMPEITEIGLVKKGHRLSIMPVTDVEWNLLMEKAS; encoded by the coding sequence ATGCAATACTGGCTGTTTAAATCTGAACCTGATGCTTTCGGTATCGATGATCTGGCTGCAATGCCTGACCAGACGGAACACTGGGACGGAATCCGCAATTATCAGGCGCGGAATTTTTTACGGGATCAGGTGAAACTGGGAGATCAGGTGTTTTTCTATCATTCCAGCTGTAAAGATGTCGGAATCGTTGGTGTCGCTGAGGTCGTGAGAGAAAGCTACCCGGATCACACTCAGTTCGACCCTGAATCAAAGTACTATGATCCGAAGTCATCGCCGGATAACCCCCGCTGGATGATGGTCGATATCAAGCTGAAGCAGAAGTTCAGCAAGATTCTGCCCCTGAAAACCATTAAAGCGATGCCTGAAATCACTGAAATCGGCCTGGTGAAAAAAGGTCACCGCCTGTCGATCATGCCCGTAACGGATGTTGAGTGGAATCTGTTAATGGAAAAAGCGAGCTGA